A region from the Candidatus Hydrogenedentota bacterium genome encodes:
- the rpsT gene encoding 30S ribosomal protein S20 has product MANIKQQEKRIRQDRQRRLRNMDVKSRMRTYIKRAMAALEAKDKAEASAVVPQAIAAIDRATAKGVIHRNAAARKKSSLTTRINALQ; this is encoded by the coding sequence ATGGCGAACATTAAGCAACAAGAGAAGCGTATCCGGCAGGATCGGCAACGGCGTCTGCGCAACATGGACGTAAAATCGCGCATGCGCACCTACATCAAGCGGGCCATGGCCGCGCTCGAGGCAAAAGACAAGGCGGAGGCGAGTGCAGTGGTGCCTCAGGCGATTGCGGCGATTGACCGCGCCACGGCCAAGGGCGTCATCCACCGCAACGCGGCGGCGCGCAAAAAATCCTCGCTGACAACACGCATCAACGCGCTGCAGTAG